Proteins encoded together in one Mycobacterium simiae window:
- a CDS encoding alpha/beta hydrolase-fold protein — translation MPQFVGQLSLLHGWLPLATQALALFVALVVVIDWRRRGWWRGALPVALIAGAAVTALAYWYIVSLGVAGDPAPKTLWVWIAMSGVTAAVLLLGWKGARWWRRAVAVVSVPLCVLCAGMSLNVWVGYFPTVLAAWSQLTSGPLPDQIDRLQVTAMQVAGTKPDKGVVVPVNIGSDKSDFPHRQELVYLPPAWFNTNPPPRLPTVMMIGSAFNLPSDWLGPGGAFTAIDGFAARHHGFAPVFVFPDPTGAFDNDTECVNGRRGNAADHLTKEVVPFMVSNFGVSTDRTNWGVAGWSMGGTCAVTLAVMHPQLFSAFVDIAGDFRPNIGGKDQTIAQLFGGNTAAWVDFDPLTVMTRHGRYTGLSGWFDIPTPPGAHNVAQAADPSLATTAAANPEGQDAAAHALCTIAKANGISCAVVTQPGKHDWPFAAQAFDASLPWLASALGTPGVEPTQLPQRAAGEPH, via the coding sequence TTGCCCCAATTCGTCGGACAACTGTCCCTGCTGCACGGCTGGTTGCCACTCGCAACACAAGCACTGGCGCTCTTTGTGGCCCTGGTCGTCGTCATCGACTGGCGCCGGCGCGGCTGGTGGCGGGGCGCGCTGCCGGTGGCGCTGATCGCCGGGGCGGCCGTGACGGCGCTGGCGTATTGGTACATCGTCTCGCTCGGGGTCGCCGGCGACCCGGCGCCCAAGACGCTGTGGGTGTGGATCGCGATGAGCGGAGTGACCGCCGCGGTCCTGCTGCTGGGCTGGAAGGGCGCCCGCTGGTGGCGTCGGGCAGTCGCGGTGGTCTCCGTCCCGCTGTGCGTGTTGTGCGCGGGCATGTCCCTGAACGTCTGGGTCGGCTATTTCCCCACCGTGCTCGCGGCGTGGAGCCAGCTGACGTCCGGGCCGCTGCCCGATCAGATCGACCGGCTCCAGGTCACCGCCATGCAGGTCGCGGGGACCAAGCCGGACAAGGGTGTCGTCGTTCCGGTCAACATCGGCTCTGACAAATCCGACTTTCCGCACCGGCAGGAACTCGTCTATCTGCCCCCGGCGTGGTTCAACACCAACCCCCCACCCCGACTGCCGACGGTCATGATGATCGGCTCGGCGTTCAACCTGCCGTCCGACTGGCTCGGGCCCGGCGGCGCCTTCACCGCCATCGACGGATTTGCCGCCCGCCATCACGGTTTCGCGCCGGTCTTCGTGTTCCCCGATCCCACCGGCGCGTTCGACAACGACACCGAGTGCGTCAACGGACGCCGCGGCAACGCTGCCGACCACCTGACGAAAGAGGTGGTGCCGTTCATGGTGTCCAACTTCGGCGTCAGCACCGACCGGACGAACTGGGGTGTCGCCGGCTGGTCGATGGGCGGCACCTGCGCCGTCACCCTGGCCGTCATGCATCCGCAGTTGTTCAGCGCATTCGTCGACATCGCCGGCGATTTCCGGCCCAACATCGGCGGCAAGGACCAGACCATCGCCCAGCTGTTCGGCGGTAACACCGCAGCCTGGGTCGACTTCGACCCGCTCACGGTGATGACCCGACACGGCCGCTACACCGGGTTGTCCGGATGGTTCGACATTCCCACGCCGCCCGGAGCGCACAACGTCGCGCAGGCGGCCGACCCGAGCCTGGCGACTACCGCGGCGGCCAACCCGGAAGGCCAAGACGCGGCGGCGCACGCACTGTGCACCATCGCCAAGGCCAACGGAATCAGTTGCGCGGTGGTGACCCAGCCGGGCAAACACGACTGGCCGTTCGCCGCCCAGGCATTCGACGCGTCGTTGCCCTGGCTCGCCTCGGCGCTGGGCACACCCGGTGTCGAGCCGACGCAGTTGCCGCAACGAGCTGCCGGCGAGCCGCACTGA
- a CDS encoding heavy metal translocating P-type ATPase, translating into MATRAISNLELSITGMTCASCAARLEKALNSLDGVAAAVNFATERATVAVPADYDPQLLVDEVKKAGYSAVLPRPHQAANRADDLELSSLRNRLLAAVLLATPVIAMAMVPALQFRYWQWVSLALAAPVVGWAGSPFHAAAWTNLKHRAATMDTLISIGTLSAFMWSLYALLFGTAGHSHLRHGFALTAERGDAAGNIYLEVAAGVTLFVLAGRYFEKRAKRRAGAALHALLELGAKDVAVLRPDRDGDESRIPIEELRVGDLFVVRPGEKIATDGIVVSGSSAVDAALLTGESVPTEVGEGDAVTGATVNAGGRLVVRATRVGADTQLARMARMVEAAQSGKASVQRLADRVSGVFVPIVVGIAVATLVGWLVAGFGVAAAFSSAVAVLIIACPCALGLATPTALLVGTGRAAQLGVLIKGPEVLESTRAVDTIVLDKTGTVTTGRMNLVAVVPAPGVDRATLLRYAGALEDASEHPVGQAIAKAAVAELGTLPTAEGFTNVQGKGVHGVVEGHTVVVGRASLLADWSQYLDPALTPELVAAKLRAESEGKTAVVVGWDGSARGVLVIADTVKPTSAEAVRQFKRLGLTPILLTGDNEIVADRIAGELRIAHVIAEVLPADKVAVIARLQSDGKVVAMVGDGVNDAAALATADLGLAMGTGTDVAIEAADLTLVRGDLRAAADAIRLSRRTLAIIKMNLFWAFGYNVAAIPLAAAGLLNPMLAGAAMAFSSVFVVGNSLRLRSFASTIRSGDMG; encoded by the coding sequence ATGGCGACGCGCGCGATCAGCAATCTGGAGTTGAGCATCACCGGCATGACGTGCGCCTCCTGCGCGGCCCGGCTGGAAAAAGCGCTCAACAGCCTCGACGGCGTGGCGGCGGCCGTGAACTTCGCGACGGAACGGGCCACCGTCGCCGTGCCGGCCGACTACGACCCACAATTGCTGGTCGACGAGGTCAAGAAGGCCGGATATTCCGCCGTGCTGCCGCGACCACACCAGGCGGCCAACCGCGCCGACGACCTCGAGCTGTCGTCGCTGCGCAATCGGCTGCTTGCCGCGGTCCTACTCGCGACGCCGGTGATCGCGATGGCAATGGTCCCCGCGCTGCAGTTCCGGTACTGGCAGTGGGTGTCGCTGGCGCTGGCCGCCCCGGTGGTCGGGTGGGCGGGCTCGCCGTTTCACGCCGCCGCCTGGACGAACCTCAAGCACCGCGCGGCCACCATGGACACGCTGATCTCGATCGGCACGCTGTCGGCGTTCATGTGGTCGTTGTACGCGCTGTTGTTCGGGACAGCCGGCCACTCGCACCTGCGCCACGGCTTCGCGCTGACGGCCGAGCGCGGCGACGCGGCGGGCAACATCTACCTCGAAGTCGCCGCCGGAGTGACTCTGTTCGTCCTGGCCGGGCGGTATTTCGAGAAGCGTGCCAAGCGGCGGGCCGGTGCCGCCCTGCACGCCCTGCTGGAGCTCGGCGCCAAGGACGTCGCAGTGCTGCGCCCCGACCGGGACGGCGACGAAAGCCGCATCCCGATCGAGGAACTCCGAGTCGGCGACCTGTTCGTGGTGCGTCCCGGCGAGAAGATCGCGACCGACGGGATCGTCGTGTCGGGCTCCTCGGCCGTGGACGCCGCGTTGCTGACGGGCGAGTCCGTCCCAACCGAGGTCGGCGAGGGCGACGCCGTCACCGGCGCCACCGTCAACGCCGGTGGACGCCTGGTCGTGCGGGCCACCCGCGTCGGTGCGGATACCCAGCTGGCGCGGATGGCCAGGATGGTCGAAGCGGCGCAATCGGGCAAGGCGAGCGTGCAGCGGCTTGCGGACCGCGTCTCCGGCGTCTTCGTCCCAATCGTCGTTGGCATCGCGGTGGCCACCCTGGTGGGGTGGCTCGTCGCAGGGTTCGGTGTCGCCGCCGCGTTCTCGTCGGCGGTGGCGGTGCTGATCATCGCGTGTCCGTGCGCGTTGGGGCTGGCCACCCCGACCGCACTGTTGGTTGGTACGGGTCGCGCGGCTCAGCTCGGGGTCCTGATCAAGGGACCAGAGGTGCTGGAATCCACCCGCGCGGTCGACACCATCGTGCTGGACAAGACCGGCACCGTGACTACCGGCAGGATGAATCTCGTCGCGGTCGTCCCCGCGCCCGGCGTCGACCGTGCGACGCTGTTGCGCTACGCCGGAGCGCTCGAGGACGCCTCCGAGCACCCCGTCGGCCAGGCGATCGCGAAGGCCGCCGTCGCCGAACTCGGCACGCTGCCCACGGCCGAAGGCTTCACCAATGTGCAGGGCAAGGGCGTGCACGGCGTCGTCGAGGGCCACACCGTGGTCGTCGGACGGGCGAGTCTGCTGGCCGACTGGTCCCAGTACCTGGACCCGGCACTCACGCCGGAGCTGGTCGCCGCCAAACTTCGAGCCGAGAGCGAAGGTAAGACCGCGGTCGTCGTCGGCTGGGACGGCAGCGCCCGCGGGGTCCTCGTGATCGCCGACACCGTGAAGCCCACCAGTGCCGAGGCCGTCCGGCAGTTCAAGCGGCTCGGCCTCACTCCGATCCTGCTCACGGGCGACAACGAGATCGTGGCGGACCGCATCGCCGGCGAGCTCCGGATCGCCCACGTCATCGCCGAGGTGCTGCCCGCCGACAAGGTTGCCGTGATCGCGCGCCTGCAGTCCGACGGCAAGGTCGTCGCAATGGTCGGCGACGGGGTCAACGACGCCGCCGCCCTGGCGACCGCCGATCTGGGCCTGGCGATGGGCACCGGGACGGATGTGGCCATCGAGGCCGCCGATCTGACCCTGGTGCGGGGCGATCTGCGCGCCGCCGCCGATGCGATCCGGCTGTCCCGCAGGACGTTGGCCATCATCAAGATGAACCTGTTTTGGGCGTTCGGCTACAACGTGGCCGCGATCCCGCTGGCCGCCGCCGGCCTACTCAACCCGATGCTCGCCGGCGCGGCGATGGCCTTTTCCAGCGTCTTCGTCGTCGGAAACAGCTTGCGGCTGCGCTCCTTCGCGAGCACGATCCGTTCCGGCGATATGGGATAG
- a CDS encoding TetR/AcrR family transcriptional regulator codes for MESKRRTQIERSAATRDALISAARRLWGERGYAEVGTPEIATTAGVTRGAMYHQFADKAALFKEVVEVVEQDVMARMARVVAESDAATPADMLRAAVDAWLNVSGDPEVRQLILLDAPSVLGWAGFRDVAQRYSLGMTEQLLTEAMKAGQLARQPMRPLAHVLIGALDEAAMFIATSDDPKRARRETRQVLHRLIDGMLHHPAD; via the coding sequence ATGGAAAGCAAGAGACGGACTCAGATCGAGCGCTCCGCAGCGACCCGCGACGCGCTGATTTCGGCCGCCCGTCGCTTATGGGGCGAGCGGGGCTACGCCGAGGTGGGCACGCCCGAGATCGCGACTACCGCCGGTGTGACCCGCGGGGCCATGTATCACCAATTCGCCGATAAGGCAGCGCTATTCAAAGAGGTCGTCGAAGTCGTCGAACAAGACGTGATGGCGCGCATGGCCCGCGTGGTGGCCGAATCGGACGCGGCGACGCCGGCCGACATGCTCCGCGCCGCGGTCGATGCGTGGCTCAACGTCTCCGGCGACCCCGAGGTGCGCCAGCTGATCCTGCTCGACGCGCCGAGCGTGCTGGGGTGGGCGGGATTCCGCGACGTCGCCCAGCGATACAGCCTGGGTATGACCGAGCAGCTGCTCACCGAGGCGATGAAGGCGGGCCAATTGGCGCGGCAACCGATGCGACCGCTCGCGCATGTGCTGATCGGCGCGCTCGATGAGGCGGCGATGTTCATCGCCACGTCCGACGATCCGAAGCGAGCCCGCCGCGAGACCCGTCAAGTGCTGCACCGGTTGATCGACGGGATGCTGCACCACCCGGCGGACTGA
- a CDS encoding alpha/beta fold hydrolase, translating to MSTIDISAGTIHYEATGPEDGRPVVFVHGYMMGGQLWRQVSERLADRGLRCIAPTWPLGAHPQPLRPGADRTIGGVAHIVADTLAALNLDDVVLVGNDTGGVVTQLVAVHHPERLGALVLTSCDAFEHFPPPILKPVILAAKSKTTFRAVAQAMRVPAARNRAFDGLAHRNIDDLTEAWVRPGLADPAIAEDLRQLTLSLRPEVTLDVAARLPEFDKPALIAWSRDDVFFDLVDGERLAATIPHAKLEVIDGARTFSMVDRPDVLADLLSTIAVRT from the coding sequence ATGTCGACGATCGACATTAGTGCCGGAACCATCCATTACGAAGCAACCGGACCCGAAGACGGCAGGCCCGTCGTGTTCGTCCACGGCTACATGATGGGGGGACAACTGTGGCGCCAGGTCAGCGAACGCCTCGCCGACCGCGGTCTGCGGTGCATCGCCCCCACCTGGCCGCTCGGTGCACACCCGCAACCGCTGCGCCCCGGCGCCGACCGCACCATCGGCGGTGTCGCGCACATCGTCGCCGACACGCTGGCGGCCCTGAACCTCGACGACGTGGTGCTGGTCGGCAACGACACCGGTGGTGTGGTCACCCAACTGGTCGCGGTACATCACCCCGAACGGCTCGGTGCGCTCGTACTGACGAGTTGTGATGCGTTCGAACACTTTCCGCCGCCGATCCTCAAGCCGGTAATCCTGGCCGCCAAGTCGAAGACGACGTTCCGGGCCGTCGCCCAGGCCATGCGGGTGCCCGCGGCGCGCAACCGTGCGTTCGACGGCCTGGCGCATCGCAATATCGACGATCTCACCGAGGCCTGGGTGCGCCCCGGTCTGGCCGACCCTGCCATCGCCGAAGACCTACGGCAACTGACCCTTTCGCTGCGCCCCGAGGTGACCCTGGACGTCGCCGCCCGGCTCCCCGAATTCGACAAGCCGGCACTCATCGCCTGGTCGCGCGACGACGTGTTCTTCGACCTCGTCGACGGCGAACGGCTGGCCGCGACCATCCCGCACGCCAAGCTCGAAGTCATCGACGGAGCGCGGACCTTTTCGATGGTGGACCGGCCGGACGTGCTCGCCGATCTGCTTTCGACGATTGCGGTGCGCACCTAG
- a CDS encoding polysaccharide deacetylase family protein has product MKRRRFLGSLAAAAVASVGLARLIVDPQPRTFAQAPLGSTATSGPAAPSPAGLLPPPPLSARIPLPGGGALMKLPGDGDLLALTLDDGVNSDVVRAYTQLAKDTGLRMTFFVNGIYSSWTENLDLLRPLVESGQIQLGNHTWSHPDLTSVPETKVAEELKRNDDFLKKTYGVGAKPYYRPPYAKRNATVDAVASYLGYTVPTLWSGSLSDSTLITEEYILKMADEYFTPQSIVIGHLNHLPVTHVYPQLVDTIRDRNLRTVTLNDVFLRTP; this is encoded by the coding sequence CTGAAGCGCCGTCGTTTCCTCGGCTCACTCGCCGCGGCCGCGGTCGCCAGCGTCGGCCTGGCCCGCCTCATCGTCGATCCGCAGCCGCGCACGTTCGCGCAAGCCCCGCTCGGGTCGACCGCGACCTCCGGTCCGGCGGCGCCGTCGCCGGCCGGCTTGTTACCGCCGCCCCCGCTCAGTGCCCGCATCCCGCTACCCGGCGGTGGTGCGCTGATGAAGCTCCCCGGCGACGGCGACCTCCTCGCACTGACCCTGGACGACGGGGTCAACAGCGATGTCGTGCGGGCCTACACCCAACTCGCCAAGGACACCGGCCTGCGGATGACGTTCTTCGTCAACGGCATCTACAGCTCCTGGACCGAGAATCTGGATTTGCTACGGCCGCTGGTGGAATCGGGACAGATCCAGCTCGGCAATCACACCTGGTCGCACCCGGACCTGACCTCCGTGCCGGAAACCAAGGTCGCCGAAGAACTCAAACGCAATGACGACTTCCTGAAGAAGACCTACGGCGTCGGCGCGAAGCCGTATTACCGGCCGCCCTACGCCAAGCGCAACGCCACCGTTGACGCCGTCGCGTCCTACCTGGGGTACACGGTCCCGACCCTGTGGTCCGGTTCGCTGTCGGATTCCACGCTGATCACCGAGGAGTACATCCTCAAGATGGCCGACGAGTACTTCACCCCCCAGTCGATCGTGATCGGTCACCTCAACCACCTGCCGGTCACCCATGTGTATCCGCAACTGGTCGACACCATCCGCGATCGGAACCTGCGGACCGTCACACTCAACGACGTGTTCCTCAGAACGCCCTGA